A genomic stretch from Desulfotignum balticum DSM 7044 includes:
- a CDS encoding aspartate/glutamate racemase family protein, with the protein MKYTIKNQQVSYGEAIGILLLDSVIPFIPGDVANATSYDFPVRFKKVPGFTVARAVGKDDSVYGDLLAAARDLAANGVRAVTGDCGFMALHQQRLRQDLGLPVFLSSLFQIPFIRHLIPAGTGIGIITADSRSLTQNFFETIGISFGPDFLISGMESCPEFASAVMDEKGTLDAKKIEQEIVTAARNLTQQNAGAILLECSVLPPYAWAVHHATGLPVFDTITMINYVFSALEPHHYKGFM; encoded by the coding sequence GAAGCCATCGGCATTCTGCTGCTGGATTCGGTGATCCCGTTCATCCCCGGGGATGTGGCCAATGCCACCTCTTATGATTTTCCGGTGCGGTTCAAAAAAGTGCCCGGATTCACCGTGGCAAGGGCCGTGGGCAAAGATGACAGTGTTTACGGCGATCTTCTGGCGGCTGCCCGGGACCTGGCTGCCAACGGGGTCCGGGCCGTCACCGGGGACTGCGGATTCATGGCCCTTCATCAGCAGCGGCTCCGGCAGGATCTGGGTTTGCCTGTATTTCTTTCCTCTTTGTTCCAGATTCCCTTTATCCGGCACCTGATCCCGGCCGGCACGGGCATCGGCATCATCACGGCTGACAGCCGGAGCCTGACCCAAAATTTTTTCGAGACGATCGGAATTTCTTTCGGCCCGGACTTTTTGATTTCCGGCATGGAATCCTGTCCGGAATTCGCCTCAGCCGTCATGGATGAAAAAGGCACCCTGGATGCAAAAAAAATCGAACAGGAAATCGTGACAGCCGCCCGGAACCTGACTCAGCAAAACGCCGGGGCCATTCTCCTGGAATGCAGTGTGCTGCCTCCCTATGCCTGGGCCGTGCACCATGCCACGGGCCTGCCGGTGTTTGACACCATCACCATGATCAATTATGTGTTTTCTGCCCTGGAACCACACCATTACAAAGGATTCATGTGA